A single region of the Leptodactylus fuscus isolate aLepFus1 chromosome 5, aLepFus1.hap2, whole genome shotgun sequence genome encodes:
- the LOC142204257 gene encoding olfactory receptor 11L1-like, giving the protein MPYNNSSTVTEIWLLGFQNLQSFRICFFLLLLLIYCVTLCGNLLIILVVSYSRSLHSPMYFFLTQLSFSDILLSSTIIPIMLQVVLYEGSSVTVIGCLIQFYFFLASESLECLSLTLMSYDRYQAICHPLHYSLVMDLKFCITSVLLCWVMSFVLVISLSVPMSFLQFCGPNTIDHFFCDLDPLLELSCSDAFFIKLEDMILIVVYVVTPFTVIVVSYVYIILTILKIPSVTGRQKTFSTCSSHLAVVSLFYGSLLTIYLFPSTQTVKKILSMFYTVVTPLLNPIIYSLSNRDIRQAFIKLKSNKMLFFQ; this is encoded by the coding sequence ATGCCGTACAACAATTCCAGTACAGTGACTGAGATTTGGCTTTTAGGATTTCAGAATTTACAAAGTTTTAGGATTTGTTTCTTCCTCCTGCTGCTGCTCATCTACTGTGTGACTCTATGTGGAAACCTCCTGATCATCCTGGTGGTGTCCTACAGCAGATCCCTCCActctcccatgtacttcttcctcaCACAGCTCTCCTTCTCAGATATCCTGCTCTCCTCCACCATAATCCCCATAATGCTCCAAGTTGTGTTGTATGAGGGGAGTTCTGTGACTGTTATTGGCTGCTTAAtacaattttacttttttttggccTCAGAATCACTAGAATGTCTTTCCCTGACATTGATGTCCTATGACCGGTATCAGGCCATCTGTCACCCCCTACACTACAGTTTAGTCATGGACCTCAAATTTTGTATAACATCTGTTCTCTTGTGTTGGGTGATGAGCTTTGTTCTTGTTATCAGTCTTTCAGTACCTATGAGCTTTCTGCAGTTCTGTGGGCCTAACACcattgaccatttcttctgtgatttAGATCCTTTACTTGAACTTTCCTGCTCGGACGCTTTTTTCATAAAACTAGAAGACATGATATTGATAGTAGTATATGTAGTCACTCCATTTACTGTCATTGTGGTGTcctatgtgtatataatcctcactATACTGAAGATCCCATCTGTAACTGGGAGACAGAAGAccttctccacctgcagctcTCACCTGGCCGTGGTCTCCTTATTTTATGGGTCACTTCTCACTATCTATTTATTTCCAAGTACACAAACTGTAAAGAAAATCCTGTCCATGTTCTACACTGTAGTAACTCCTCTGCTCAATCCCATCATCTACAGCCTGAGTAATAGAGATATAAGGCAAGCCTTTATAAAGCTCAAGAGCAACAAAATGTTGTTTTTCCAATAA
- the LOC142204258 gene encoding olfactory receptor 11L1-like: MLSSNSNNVTEIWLLGFQNFQNVKIYFFLLLLLIYCVTICGNLLIILVVSYSRSLHSPMYFFLTQLSFSDILLSSTIVPLMLHVVLYDGSFVSFIGCLLQFCIFAASESLESLFLTLMSYDRYQAICHPLHYSSVMNLTFCIRSVLLCWVMTFVAILDISVSISYLRFCGPNTIDHYFCDFDPLLELSCSDTFFVKVEDILLGIPFAVLPLIVIVMSYVYIILTILKIPSVTGRQKTFSTCSSHLAVVSLYYGSIVTIYLFPNTGNVKKILSMLYTVVTPLLNPIIYSRDVSLALWKSKP; this comes from the exons ATGCTGAGCAGCAATTCCAACAATGTGACTGAGATTTGGCTTTTAGgatttcaaaattttcaaaatgtaaaGATCTATTTCTTCCTCCTGCTGCTGCTCATCTACTGTGTGACAATATGTGGAAACCTCCTGATCATCCTGGTGGTGTCCTACAGCAGATCCCTCCActctcccatgtacttcttcctcaCACAGCTCTCCTTCTCAGATATCCTTCTTTCTTCCACCATTGTACCTCTCATGCTCCATGTTGTGTTGTATGATGGGAGTTTTGTGTCTTTTATTGGCTGTTTGCTACAATTTTGTATTTTTGCAGCCTCAGAATCCTTGGAAAGTCTTTTTCTGACATTGATGTCCTATGACCGGTATCAGGCCATCTGTCACCCCCTACATTACTCCTCAGTCATGAACCTCACATTTTGTATAAGATCTGTTCTCTTGTGTTGGGTGATGACATTTGTTGCTATTTTAGATATTTCGGTATCTATAAGTTATCTGAGATTCTGTGGACCAAACACCATTGACCATTACTTCTGTGATTTTGATCCTTTACTTGAACTTTCCTGCTCAGACACTTTCTTCGTAAAAGTAGAAGACATTCTATTGGGCATACCATTTGCTGTCTTACCACTGATTGTCATTGTGATGTcctatgtgtatataatcctcactATACTGAAGATCCCATCTGTAACTGGGAGACAGAAGAccttctccacctgcagctcTCACCTGGCCGTGGTCTCCTTATATTATGGGTCAATcgtcactatctatctatttccaaaTACGGGCAATGTAAAGAAAATCCTGTCCATGCTCTACACTGTAGTAACTCCTCTGCTTAATCCCAtcatctacagcaggg ATGTTTCACTTGCTTTGTGGAAAAG TAAACCATAG